Proteins from a single region of Butyrivibrio fibrisolvens:
- a CDS encoding carbohydrate ABC transporter permease, which translates to MVKNDRGFQIFANIILIILGVSVIFPILLLLMASISAESDIMKYGYSLVPKHIDFTSYKFIFSEGSVFHAYFITIIVTLVGTLASIIVTTMISYTLTVPGLPGKRIISFYVLFTMLFSGGLVPSYMSWCNLFHIKNTIWALIFPFVFVSAFHIMITRTYFQNNIPQEILESARMDGLSEFGIFFTMVLPLSKPIIATIGFMKALMYWNDWKNSLYFITDKNLVSIQALLNNMLTNVQYLSQSMDASLGATDTVNIPTLGIRMAIAVVGMIPMVVLYPFFQKYYMEGLTVGAVKG; encoded by the coding sequence ATGGTAAAAAATGACAGGGGTTTTCAGATCTTTGCTAATATAATTTTGATCATCTTGGGAGTATCAGTTATTTTCCCTATACTGCTTTTGCTCATGGCGTCGATATCGGCTGAATCTGACATCATGAAATATGGATATTCACTAGTTCCAAAACATATAGATTTTACATCATACAAATTTATTTTTTCTGAAGGCAGTGTTTTTCATGCGTATTTTATAACGATTATTGTTACTTTGGTCGGAACGCTGGCAAGTATCATTGTTACGACCATGATCTCATACACACTTACAGTTCCGGGACTTCCGGGTAAGAGGATCATAAGCTTTTATGTTCTTTTTACAATGCTTTTTTCAGGAGGTCTTGTTCCAAGCTACATGAGCTGGTGCAATCTTTTTCATATTAAGAATACTATCTGGGCGCTCATATTCCCTTTTGTGTTCGTAAGTGCCTTCCACATTATGATCACAAGAACCTATTTCCAGAATAATATTCCTCAGGAAATCCTTGAAAGTGCCAGAATGGACGGACTTTCTGAGTTTGGAATCTTCTTTACGATGGTACTGCCGCTTAGTAAGCCGATCATTGCTACTATAGGTTTCATGAAAGCTCTTATGTACTGGAATGATTGGAAGAACAGCCTTTATTTCATTACTGATAAAAATCTTGTAAGTATTCAGGCGCTTCTTAATAACATGCTTACCAATGTTCAGTACCTCTCACAGTCTATGGATGCATCCCTTGGAGCAACGGATACAGTCAATATTCCGACACTTGGAATTCGTATGGCTATTGCAGTAGTAGGCATGATCCCGATGGTTGTATTATATCCATTTTTCCAGAAATACTACATGGAAGGACTTACAGTTGGTGCAGTCAAAGGATAA